GCACAAGGAAGGGCCAGGGTGTTTGTAGGCAGCCCTGCTCTAAGGGTGTTTCTTGGGCGGAGGGTAGTTCATAGCTTCACTGGTACAACACCCAGTCGACTGCAGTGGGCTGCTGGCTGGAAGCATGGGAACGCTGTGTTTGGAAAGCTCAGACTGCTGGATTTTAACGCTGGAGACAGTGAATGTAATGCAATAAAGTAAATTGTTCACCTTGCACTATTAATCTGAGGGAGTCTTTTATTTCCACCAACTTCCTCTGCAGTTACAGCTAGCGACCCACTTTGAAAACACCCTCACACACTCGAGCTACGCTGTACAACGTGGCAGTGTCACAAGGCTCTTGAGCAAGTGCAGGTAGGCACAGAAGGGCAGGCTGAAAAAGGGCTTTTGtatgaatgaaaaagaaacagcctggAAAGGGGGAAGAGCAATTTGTTGCCATCTTTCTCAACTCCTTCtttgctctgatttttcttttgggagGGTGGCACCTGGTAGACTaggaattttcaaaaaataacaGGATTTCATATATCTGTTTGTGCACACACCTGGATGTGTTGAATATTTTGCAGTAGTAATTATGTCTGCACACCTGCTGGTTTCAGTCTCAAATCAGTTTGCCAGACATGCCTAGAGAGATTTATTTCTCCTATACCTGAAAAAGCTCTTTTACCACTGAGTTTTTAGCACTCTAAATAAacctaaaggaaaaaaggagaggattttttttttgtctttgctcaAGCCATTGGTATCTCAAACTGAATCATGGAGTTTGTAGGGGGAGGAGAGTGTTTGGATGATATTTTAATAGCAATTTGTTTTTGCTTCAATGTGTGATAGAAATACAAGTGACAGGAGTGGGAACAGGAGAGTTGCTGAATTCTGCTGGAATTTTTCCTGTGGGAATCTGTTGATGTTTTTAATTCTCTGAGAGATTTTTCTAAGGTAATCCTTTTgacatttacatattttaaatgactctcattaaataaaagcttaaCTTTTTCATATCAAATGCTGAAGTGATGATACTGGCATACCACGGCATAGAAATTCAAATGGTTTGAAGATTATTCTAATTGCAACCTAAACAAAGGAAGTTCCGTGAGGGATATTAATAGTGGattgttctttaaaataaggTAATTTTGAAGGAAATTGTTCTGGCATTTAATAGAAGCACTTTTTTTTAGACAAAACCCTTTTTAGTACCTAATGTGTGGTGCGCGTAGCCGTTTGCTAATTGAAACACTAATCTGGGCAGCTGTGGTTTCCACTCCTCATTCAATGGAGCAAATACAATCTGTGCAGGAGCCCAAGGGTTTGCAACGCACCTTGTGAAAATGCTTTCAGTTGTCTGTGTCGTATCGAGTGTAGCTCAGCCCCTGAAGGAGGATGCTGTTACCAGCACAGGGAAGGCTGGAACAAATAAAAAGCggaatatcttttaaaaaacaagagtGTGATGATGAGGAGTTGCATCTCTTACAGGTGATATACCCTCTTGCAAACGAACAATGCCATAAGCAAAGTGATACATATCTTTTAACATCCTTTCACAGGAGGCAGGAGTCGTAGCATGAGGATATCGCCCAGAAAAACATACTGTCTAGCCCTGAGATGCttttaaatgaacttttttCTGAAGGTTGCGCTTTGCTTGTTCAAGCCCTTGAGCCAGATTTTGCTCTTAGACCAGGCTAAATACTAAGCaaattcatttaattaaatttgctGCAGATATCCCCAGTTAACAAGAATAGATTGGTCTCCCTGGGGCTAGATGGAGTTAACACGAAAATAAATGTTGTGCTAATTAGAGAACTCATTTTCAGACACCTCGGGTGAAAAGTCCTAGAGATTTAGGAttgaaaatttatttgaaaatgagTCTTAGGCTTCTAAATCACTTAGGCACTTTTGAAAAACTTACCCAGGGGCTTTAACCATTGCAGAGTCATCACATTTAGTGTGTTTGTAGCTGTCTGCTTAGCAAAGCGTGGTACAACCATTATCTATTAGTGTACCACgatgtatttatttcattatccCTGTAAATCAAGTAGGGATATTgagctgctgagctgcctggTGAGTAGAAGGCAGgctaaatgtcatttttttgaGGATGCTTATGTGTCACCAGGAACAGATGGATGCTTGCTTGGAGTTTTCAAGGCACCAGTGCACCAAATTTCCATCTATTTGCAACCTTGTGGGACTTCCTGTTGATTTAGGTACCTAAGaacttttaattaaatcttgGTCTTAAGTGACTTGTCCAAGCTCATGGATGAAGAGAACAGCACAGATGTGATTTTATAGTTCGGCACttgctggaaataaaatgagAGGCTTAATACTGTCACGCTGCCATTCATCTGTTGAGTCGCGATAGGAAGTAATAAGGAGTCATCTTGTATGCCCAGTAAAAAATGACATAGGTTTAATCTTAAGCCGAATTTCCAGATTCACGTATCTGATTagcaaaaaagcaagcaaagaacCAGGCTCCAAGGAGCAAAAAGTCACTTCGTTTGCTTACAGCTTGAAAGTATGCTTTCagttgttgggcttttttttcctgtagccaGTCAGgacttttctgaaatattgtCCTTGTAAAGACATGCATTAGTAGCGTCTGTTTCATGCCAGGTAAAACCCTTCCCACAGCCACGCACACACTTGCTGTCTGTCAGCAAAAACTCCTGTGTCAGTAATTagaaaaatgctattaaaaaccTGCCTTGTAATCCCAGATAGCCTCTGGGTTGGCTCGGTTCTATTTTGTCTCCATTGCTCAGTGCAGTAACCCAGGATCGTTCCACTGCGAAGTGGGACCCCGTGCCCCTGGCGAGCCGCCTAGCTAGGATTTTATTTACATGGTTCTATAAAGTGTCATTTTGACAAAACCCTTGGTCTAGCAGGTTTATAACACAGGTGAAGCATGCTGCAGACGGGCACTTGGGAGCTGGATCTCACCATGGGGGCAAACCTGAACATCCTGTAATCATCTGAAAACTTACTCCAGCCTGTCATGAGTCTGGATCATCAGACAACATCATAAAACAGATGAGTCAGGGCACTAAAACATGGAGGGTATCCGCTGAGCTCATTATTTTCATACCTAATTACACAGTGCTATTGAGGGAGAACTGCACATTATGCTGAAGAATCCTGTTTCATCGCTAGTCCTAAAAGATATTTGTGTTTAATTAGGACCTATAGATACCTGGTGATTACTGATCTCTGCACTCAAGGCAGACCTGCAAATGACATGCAATAGCATGTGCATCCATTAAACACAATTCAAAAGCTGATACTGAGGTGAGATGACAATTAAAAGTTGAGCTGTTTTAATCTACCATGAGCTCGTAGCTGTCGCACTCTGTTCTAATTCTCTGCAATTCCTCTGCTGCGAACCAGCAGGCAGAGAAACACCTGTTGATCTTCCCTTACTGAATTTAGAAAACTTCTTGTTTAATCCGGTCTAATATACACATGAAGGGGAAGGAGTGGTGAGAGTTGGCATCTGTAGTGGCAAAAGCTGTCCTTTATGAGGTCAGGTCAAATAGGAAGAATTGGAAACACAAGCGTGGCTAGTAATGCCACAGATACAGCAGTAAAAACTTCCCATGGCGAAAGTGTCCCTTGTGACGTGTGTTACAAGGCATTTTCCAATGAACTGTGGTTGTACTTACAGTcaaagaagctgctgctttttcgTCCCAGCACAGGTCAGGAGGGTCATTTGCAGCAAGTCAGAACACAGAAAAGTCATCCTTGTCCTTTGGTGCTTGTGCACAACCGCCTGCACAGGTGTTCACGTGGAAGAAAATGCTTGGTGAAGGCACCAGATCAGTAAGAACATGCCTGACCAGATCACCCAGACTTCCCCTGCAAGTTCGTAACGCATCGTCCTCCAGGTTTTCTGTGTCTGACAGGGCAACGTGCTTCCCCACAAACTCACCCTGTCCTTTGCTGGCTCGGACCACGTCTGAACCAATGACATAAAGCTGAAGGCACCCGTCTCCCTTTATCGATTCTTTGGGGCATACAACCCCCAGCATAAAACACTTAACACAGCAGTCACTGAGTTAGTGTGAAATACCGCAGTTCTTTTTTCAAGTAACCATGCTTGGAACCAAAAATACAAACACTTGGGGAGTAATGGGCTTCTTGTGTAAAAACGATCATAACTCTAATCTCATCTGAAATTCACCCCAGTTGATATGTTCACTGCAGTGCTTTTTTGTAAACAGTTGTGAGtggaaagcacagaaatagTGTTTtcatggggaggaaggggaaagactTGCCAAGGGGCTGAGCGGAATGATAACCTGCTTGCCCGCTGAAATGATGGGTATCCAGTTTCTTGCATTTCATAGCTCTTCCTTTCTACAGCAGCGATAACAGCGGAGCAGTTTTGTATTTACAAGTGTGCAAGAGGTGCGTACACATGGTCAGCTCAGCACCTACCTTGCTTAAAAAGGAATGCAGGAAAAAGCAGATCTGGCACCTGCTAGATCTGTCAGTCGATGTTACAAGGAACTACTTTACACTGAGCTGTGTGGCAAATAGAAATAACACCCAAGAGTGATAATTCGAAGAGGAAAGTGACTGGGAAGAGCACATGTCCTGCTCAGAGTCTATTTAAAGTTCTAATTTCACCTTGGGCTGCTTTGCCCTCTGTGATACCTATGTCTTCTCACTCCCCCAGGTCATTGCTCGATGGCTTTGCCGCCTCCAGACCCACAGTTCGTTCTCAGAGGTACTGGTGCTGCAGTCCATGCGCTGCATTTTTCCTGTGGTGGCCAAGAGCCTGACATCCCCGTTCTTTTCTCTGGGTAAGTAAACCAGGGTTTCTGCCCAAGTTGAGCATCATATggatgtttccttttaaaacaaagtgtATTATTTAGATAAATTGTGTCtggggaaaacaacaaaatacatGATTGGTGAGTGATGGGCGTGCTATCTTCATATGTACAGCTTCagttctgacaaaaaaaaaaaaggaaaagtgtcAGACTGTCTTATCAGACTGTTCGCAGTGATCACACCCAAAGCCTCTGTTCTTACTGCCAGGTCGGAGAATGGGTATGTCCACGTCTGGAACCTGAAAACACACAGAGTGGACACAGTGCTGGATGGCCACGGAAAGAAATCCATCTGCTGTGTGGAGACCATGGGCGGTAAAACCAGGCTCCTCAGGTTAGCAAAGCAGGCAAAAACCAGGGAAACAGATCTTGTTTCTGTGATGTACAAAAAAGGGAATCTCTTATTTCTGGAGTCACTGAAAGTCTCTCCAACACATACAGAAATGAACAGAagtacaaaaatacagaaaaactgtagaacaaaaggtggaaaaaaatgatatgattaatttctttgtgaCATATATGTGATGACATCACAACTTGAGATCCATAGTGTCTTTATTACTGCATTGAGATCAGGTGAGGTCTTTGGGTAAAGGAAATACACTGGGATTTGAAGTTGACACATGCTTCACAACCGGTTCTCAGAGGAGATCAAAACTGATACAAAGAGTTTATAAAtagaggggagggagaaaaggtaGGGAAGGAAGAGATGAATCAGAGGTGGAGAATGGAAGACTGACATGAGCAAGAAGGCTGAGCTGCACGCCTTTGCTTTGTTGCAAAATATCTTCTGTTCTTGCTTAGCAAGGGAAGGTCGGGAAGATTTGTGTACTTTGGATTAGACAGGTGATCCAGAGTAGATGCCAAAGTGTCTGTATGACTAGGAGGTGTTCCGACATGTTTATCTAGAGAAGACATCTCTTATATTATACAGTGGAACTCATTAGCATTTATATTTGTTATCTACTTAAGTACAATTATCAACACTCTCCCCCATAAAATCATATTGAATGAGCATTGTTTGTATAATTATAGAGTTTTTCCATACCTCTATTTTTGCTGCATATTTATAACAGTTCACATGGCCGTGCAATTTTAGGACGGCAGTTACCTGtattttttgcttctctgttctAAAGCTCAATCACAGCGATTTCTCGCAGTGCCATGTTGTTTGTATGTCAGTGCTCTAAATGTTTTGATGGTTTGTCACTCAGCTGAACAGCAGATGGGGGTTTCTGTACTGGTGTTGAAGAAGTCCCAACAGTCTGTAGATTTGCATCTACCTCTGGTTTGGTTTCATAATGCCATCAGGTGACACtgctaattaaaataagaaatggaTAAGGGATGGTTGATGTCTCCTTGTCCCAGGAGATAACATGAAGACACACATCCTGTGCTGCTCATTTGTGGATTGGAAGCTGCTCCACAGTCCCAGAGCCAGTGCGGTCACGAAACTAGGTAGCAATTGATGCCGCGCCCTTTGTCGGGCCGCCTTGGTCGTACTGTCTGGGACCAACACACAGACTTCCCTGCGGGACGGAGAGGCGTGCAGAGGCGCCTGCGTGAGCTGCACTAGTGCTTCGGCGACACAGCCGCTGGTTCTCTGGTTCTGGATGTTTTAAGCACAGTGTTTCATTGTCCAATTCCTGCCACCCCCTGCGCTGCCCGTCCCTCTCCTGTTGTGTCGTAACAGGCTTTGTGCCCTCCCTGTGGCTGTGGGAAGTTGACCACTGAGTAACTGTAGCTTGTTATTTATCATCAATCTTTGTTGTCTTGCTATTTGTCTTTCAGCTGTCAACACGCCTGACATTTCTAGTTCATTGCTAGGGTGAGAGAGTATTAAATGTGTTACTCTCTGGAtaactttgtttccttttaaattagATCTAAACAATGGTAAAatataaggatttttttattacgAAAGTGTTCAAATACTCTTGAGACTTCACAAATACATATGCACATGTAAGTGGCATCACCACATTTGATCACACCTAACTGTGGCTGCTGTGTGTCTGACTGACGCTCAGGTCCTCCCTCCCGCCAGTGACTCCCGGACCCACTGCCCAGCTGTGCAGTCAGCAGGAGGGTGGTGGTCTGGGCAATGCCGAGCTCCCGCACGTTCCATGAAATACCCAATTAATGCCCCCAGAAGCTGGTCTGAGCTCATTGCTTTACTGCATGCTAAAGACCCAACTTTGAGTTGAGACCCCCGGAACCTGCAGGAGGCCAGGCTTCCTCAGACCTGCTGCTCAGGGGTGACTCGTTTTGCTGTCACAGTCAGGGCCGCGACCAGAGGATCTGCTTGTGGGATTTGGCAGAGGGACGGACTTCAGTGACGGACTGTGTCTTCACGGAGAATGTGGGATTCTGCAGGTGCTCTCTGCTGGAGGTGGCAGCAGGACGCTGGCTAATGGCCATGGCAGCCAAAGCCCTGGAGGAGGTAGGAAGCGGCTTTTTCTGGTGCTTGGGAGAtggcttttggttttgaaatgaGATAGTTCAGAAGGGGGAACATCACTGCTCTCAAATTCTCTGCTCAGGAGAGGGCAGCGGGAGGAACCTTTGGGGGCTCTAATCACTACTTTTACCTGCCAGAAAGACGGCTGAATTCTATAACTCATGCTCTAATAACAAGGATACCACCCCAAGATTTGTCTGACGTTTAAGtgtttgcagctgctgctggtctTTCATGTGCGGGAGTTTTGAAAACTCCTCTGGTGCTGCTGAATACTGTTAAAGGGGAACGAGAGTCCTTCTGGGGAACTAATGGTCAGAAAGTCTGTCATCGGACGGAGGTACTCATCTTCCGTCTGAAGCTGAAAGTCGCGTTTGGTGAGAGAGGGGAGGTGCAGGTGATTTGTAATGCGATATGTGGTCTTTCACCCCGGGCTAATTCCTTAACTGGTACTTTGGCTGGAAATAGCTGAATTGCTGTTAGCGGCCAGGGGTTTGCTCAGCGTGAGATAATTGTAGGGTCCGTTTCAGATCCTACGTGGTAAGGCCACGTCGAATGCCCATTATCCCAGCAGTCACTGACTGACAGCTGTGTTGGCAGGATCCGCTTCTGCTTTGTAGAAATCgtatctttgttttctttgaaggaCTGTTTGAGGACCTCACGCAACAATAAATTATGTCAAATACTTGACAtcaaaataccaaaaatatgaaagaaggTAGTGGCATAAATATGATAAGAAATGTTGTAGTCAGCTGCAAGTTGTTCACAAGCATAAGAGGTCACAGGCTTTTCTGGACTGTAGGATGCATCTCATGAAGCTGAAAGCTGGGTACTTTATATGTGAAGTAGTGAGTGGGAATGGTGCCTGTACTGCAAGAAAACGTGAACTTTGTATTATTCAGAAGTTAAGCACATATTTAAGTACTGTTGGCTCACAACCAGAATGTTCAGCCTTTCACAGAACAGAGGAACCCTGTAGACATGCCACTGTACCAGGAACTACAACCATTCCGAGTCCCCTACATTGTTCTGATCAAAGAACTCCCTCCATTTTAAGCAGCGCTCaataatatttcagttaaaCAAAACTGGTGAGTGCATTCTTGTGTCAGCCTGAGTAGAGTGTTCGTGTCGGGCAAAGAGCACACGCGCATTCTGGTGATGaagaattaaataattattcGATCCAAAGAGAAGGCGTTTACCCCAATGGCTCTTATGGCctctctctgttttattttcatttgtttgcctGAGCCCTGGAAACTGATGATTTGCTGTCTCCTGAGGTAAGAGAGTTCCACTTGTGTGTGAACCTTTACACTAGAACTGCGTCAGGCTTCAATAAATTCACATAAGCTCCCAAAATATATAGCGCTTCCAAATAGGCAGCACTGTGTGAGACACAGTGCATTTGCAGCTTATGATTAAAATTAAGACTTAATAAGTGTTTATGCTTGGCTGGTGCCCAAAAAACGAGTAATTTTGTCTTAAAGCAGGTTCAGTCCATAAATAATGAGATCTGAACAGGCATTTATTTGTTCATGATTGCATTTAAATCACCAATTATGAGTTACACGCACTTTTCTTGCCAATTTGCCAGAAACATGTTAAAAGCTTTAttaatgtgaaaaagaaaaagggtgtGTTTCCTTGTGGCCAGTTTTAGCCACCCAGGAACACTATTaacctcaggcaaaggcaaatcTTTCTCCTATTAAGCAAAACCAATATAAACACAGAACTTCAAGTTTTAGGTTACAGTTGTCAAAATATGTGAAATAGTATTTATTTCTAAGGCTCAGTTGCCTCTAATGCAGGCAGGCTCTGGAACTGTCAGTCTGGCAGAGGCAGCTCAcgcctgcctgccttctgcaaaaagcttttctcacctctctgttttcctttgtccttTGCAAGCCCAACTGTAGCCCTTGTGCCAGGTGTCCGTTCTTAATCAAGGTAAAGCAAAGGAGTTTGTCTcggtttttttctctcttaaccTGCAGAAGCGCCTTTATCACAGCGCACTTATCCTTCCCTGTTGCGTACAAGTCGCAGTTTCAGTCCTGTCTAGGAGGCAATGCCCTTTGGGCGAGCCAGTGATGAAAGacacaagaagagaacaggtcGTTTTCATATTTATAGCCGATTTCCTGCAATAGCTGACGTGGTCATTACGCTCATAGCAAGAGAGTTGCCAAGAGAAAAGCATCTTCAGTTGAGAGTGCAGCTCCAAAGAACCACAGTGCCCAGGTGATCAGACTTTGGTCCGTTCATAGGTTTGTTCCACCTATTGGATGGCTCTTTGCTGAAGTCTCCGTTCCTCAAATCCGGAGAACGGTTTCCTGCCCCATTGCTAAGTGGCTTTAGCAAGCGTTCTGTATATTGTTTAGTACGTTGTTGACTTGCAGCCCTTAGAGCGCAGCTGGCTTTTGGCAGGGGAGCTGACAGCCTCTAGAAATAGGAAGATGTTCTGGCAAGCTTTGAACTAAAGGTATGGGATTGGAAAGCCGTCGCAGCTGCCGTGGCCTTGATGGATGGCTCCCGGAGGAGCCATATTTGTGTAATACCTCATCTCAGATGCTTAAGGAAATTCACATGACTGGGGCTgtccagcagcactgctgggcttTTGCACGTTCTGAAATAGCCTGGAATGGCTGGTCGTGCTGGATTTATCAAATGTTGAAGTCCTTCATTTTTACGAGGTAACGCAGGCCattgtttatttaattaaaataaaagatcacCTTAGTGATTAAGTATGCATTTGAGAAACAGCCGTGTTCCCGGCAGCAAGTTTTTGATCCCTAAGAACTTTGATTTCTCCATAGTTCCAGGCTCGAGAATCAGCCCAGAGCGAGGCACTGTGTCAGTCAAGAGACTCAAAACCTTCCACTGCCAGACTGCAAAGGCAGACTCCCCTGATCTTGCCTGCCATCATCCTGAGGGGAAAATGAGCTACTTCCTTGGCAGAGGAAAGACTTGCcccatgctaaaaaaaaaataaaataaatcagatccATAATCATTACCATCCGTGCAAGCAGCGGTGGAAGCTGCTGTGGAGACAGAGAGCAGGTGTTTAATGCAATATTGTCTGACCCTGCTTTGACGAGGGTCAGGCAATATTGTGTTATAAATACCTGCGTGCCATCGCCGCTCCAGCCTCCGTTAGCAGGTAGGTCTGGGTTTACGTTTTGTTAGTGCAGTCACCCAGTAAATAAAATACCCACCTTGGATATACAGATATAGGCTGTATTTCCACGCAAGCTCTGTGTTACCCTGACAGAGCAGAGACGACAACACAAATGTGCACAAGtgaatataacaaaaaaataatagcaacaGAGATGTGAAAAAGGGCAAGGGAGAGGAAGCAGGGAAGTGTTTTCAGATGAAGCAGTCTGCAGTATTATCTAGTGTGTGCACAGTATCATCAGCTGTATGGGAGGAAGACTATAATACAGATTAAGCAGAAGAGTGGAGGAAGAGGATGTGTTCGTTCTAGCAGCTTTGTCTGGTCTTTCCTAAAACAATGCATGCATTTAGATAGCTGTAGATTCCCCTACAGCTCCAACTTAACGTGCATTCCTCAGTTTCCTCCAGACAGTTTTTACTGGAAGAGCTTATAGTAGCCTTAATCACCTTAAAAGACTTGTGTTTTTAACAGCAGAATTTCGACCTGGAGCCTGACCAAATACTCTTGTTTTCCTGATGTCAGGTTCAGGTTTTGGAGCTGCCATCCAAGACGTCAGTCTGTACCTTGAAGCCAGCGGTGGGTGCCAAGCTGGGCATGCCCATGTGTCTGAAGTTATGGCAGGTAAGGCAAGAGCGCCTGCTAATTGTGAAATGTTTTCCCTGTGATTCATTTTATATGAAGCACATGAATCTTTCTTCACTTGGATTTTGATTTATTATCAAACCAATCAAGTAATTATACTATTAAAGGGGGGAAAGATTTGTGAACATCCTTAATGTAACTTTCAGAGCTTTCCAAGCTTTAATGGAAGATTTGCAAATGCTCAGGGAAAGCTTTGTATCCTTAGGATAGGTACGGGTTTTCCATCAATCTAGAGGAAAAGGAGTGACTAACCAAAGCCAGTTGTTTGATATGGTTTCTCGCTGCATTAGGAATGATGAGAAATGATTGGGTTACTTAAAAACAGTGATTTTAATGGCAGGTTACCTTTGTTTCAGTGCCCTCAGGACAAGGAAGCACTCTATGAACATTTCTATTCCAGGCATACAATAGGAATAGAATATTTTGGGTTGTGTTGACTTTGGacaaaaaggtaaataaaagcaGCTAATGCAAACCCCCACACTGGCAGAGCATTCAGCCAGTAGTGCTCATGGGGTGCCACCAGCGAGAGACAAGGAATACAGGACGGGGgcagcagagggagaagggCATTAGGTCATTGGCTCTTAATCTGCACAGAATCAGTGGCAAAGCTGATTCCCGGTTTAACTCCCTGACCACATACGGTGACAGGTCTGCAGTGCCAGCCGGGCTTGTGTCACAcatgctgctcctgcaggtTCATCTGAACATCTGTCTtggtttcagctgaaaaattatGAAGGAGCTGTGAAGGTGAGGCCTCAGTGCCTTCACTCAAGGTCCTGAATGACTGAAGTCCAGAAGAATTAAGTTGCTGACTTCAGGCAAAAGTAGGAGAGGCCACACTGCGAGTCTCATGGTGTAattaaaaactagaaaaaagattaggaggaaaattaaatagACTGATGAGGCTTTTATTAAGGAGAAGGtttcttctaaaaatgaaatcagTATTCAGTATGCAGTGAAATGAATGGGGCTTTCTGTCTCCTGGACATATTTTAATAAGATGAAGATAACTGAGGAAATGTTCAGTGTTGAAAATTTTGTTGCCTGTATAAAAAGTCCCCTGTCTTGCCATATTTTCTACATGCATTAATATTGCTATTCCTCTAGGAAGCAGAGCAGGTGCAGAGTCTTAATTTTatgtagtttttaattttgttgccAGTGGGGATAAAGCAGAGGACTGGGAACAGGGAGAAGTAAATTATTCCATGCAAATTCTGGCTTTGGGAAGTCACTGCAACTTCCTAGTCTGCAACAGGCAAGGACAGATAATCCCTGACAGCCTCACAGCTGTGTTTGCTCTTTTACAAACGGTGCAACTCGGTTTAAAGTTAAAGCAAGGGGGAGGAGGGTACCCTTAAGGGTGAATAATTATATGTGGTGTACCGAAGTGATGTTCTGCATTCTGTTTTGTGGTTTCGCTGGAAGTGGCTTGCTGAGTAACCCTGTAACCATACAAGCAGAAGAACACGAGCTAACCCAGCTGCACCCCTTCCTGAACAGAAGCCGTCCAGGATCTCTTTGTACGGTGCTGTATTGGGCAATACGGGCATACCCGGGAGATGAGCACTCCCAGCCCATCACTTATGGGCAACCTGTTGCCTAAGAGACTATTTGGTGTTGCTTATGGCACAGTAAATTAACAAGTTGAAACAGAAGCTGACACGGAAAGAGCCACGTACTGGCCTGAAGGAAGTATGCTCAGGGTTGTTGTCCAGCAGGAGTTTGGGGGCTGCAGCCATCACATTTTTCTGCACGCCAATAAAAAACGATCCA
This DNA window, taken from Phalacrocorax carbo chromosome 15, bPhaCar2.1, whole genome shotgun sequence, encodes the following:
- the GNB1L gene encoding guanine nucleotide-binding protein subunit beta-like protein 1 isoform X1, whose product is MALPPPDPQFVLRGTGAAVHALHFSCGGQEPDIPVLFSGSENGYVHVWNLKTHRVDTVLDGHGKKSICCVETMGGKTRLLSQGRDQRICLWDLAEGRTSVTDCVFTENVGFCRCSLLEVAAGRWLMAMAAKALEEVQVLELPSKTSVCTLKPAVGAKLGMPMCLKLWQLSCGSQPLLLAGYEDGSVVLWNLSTGKALSQLACHQEPVMSLDFDSEKAKGISGSSEKVLSIWSLNEQQNLQVYKTHHLVNAGISDIAIRPDKKILATGGWDHRIRIFGWKKLKPLAVLDYHAATVHCVAFSDHRSPREGLLAAGSKDHRISIWSIYTET
- the GNB1L gene encoding guanine nucleotide-binding protein subunit beta-like protein 1 isoform X2, which encodes MALPPPDPQFVLRGTGAAVHALHFSCGGQEPDIPVLFSGSENGYVHVWNLKTHRVDTVLDGHGKKSICCVETMGGKTRLLSQGRDQRICLWDLAEGRTSVTDCVFTENVGFCRCSLLEVAAGRWLMAMAAKALEEVQVLELPSKTSVCTLKPAVGAKLGMPMCLKLWQVYKTHHLVNAGISDIAIRPDKKILATGGWDHRIRIFGWKKLKPLAVLDYHAATVHCVAFSDHRSPREGLLAAGSKDHRISIWSIYTET